Proteins found in one Muntiacus reevesi chromosome 2, mMunRee1.1, whole genome shotgun sequence genomic segment:
- the LOC136159104 gene encoding ankyrin repeat domain-containing protein 26-like: protein MVFVLFLQIDDHPAELETVCSQCLHMNAKIQVLREELLFMTGMQKKCEKLEKNNRKQKQNIVNLKSHIEMNMTEHSQVEQYKHEIEERARQELVEKLKEVNMVLQIQAASQENLKQAQEEHIASLRSQMELRIKELESEALKMETSEADLEKYKKLYLEELKVRKSLENKLDKTNWRLAEMSTKLEVEKQQNSSLLSTLTTRPVLEPPLRWKFP, encoded by the exons ATggtatttgttttattcttgCAGATTGATGATCATCCAGCAGAGCTGGAAACTGTATGTTCACAATGTCTGCACATGAATGCAAAAATTCAAGTTCTTCGCGAGGAGTTATTATTCatgacaggaatgcaaaagaaatgtgaaaagctAGAGAAGAATAACAGGAAGCAGAAGCAAAACATAGTGAACCTCAAAAGTCACATAGAAATGAATATGACGGAACACAGTCAAGTAGAGCAGTATAAACATGAGATTGAAGAAAGAGCGAGACAGGAGCTAGtagagaaattaaaagaagtcAACATGGTTTTACAG ATACAAGCAGCATCTCAAGAAAACTTAAAGCAGGCACAAGAGGAGCATATTGCGTCCTTAAGAAGTCAGATGGAACTCAGAATTAAAGAGCTGGAATCTGAAGCCTTGAAGATGGAAACTTCTGAAGCagatttggaaaaatataagaaactctACCTCGAAGAACTAAAAGTTAGAAAGTCATTGGAAAATAAGCTAGACAA GACTAATTGGAGGCTGGCAGAGATGAGCACCAAACTTGAGGTGGAGAAACAGCAGAACAGCTCTTTACTCAGCACTCTCACCACAAGGCCAGTCCTGGAGCCGCCCTTGCGTTGGAAATTTCCATAA